A region from the Sphingopyxis lindanitolerans genome encodes:
- a CDS encoding CDC48 family AAA ATPase, which translates to MADAAVKERSVKLQVANARAEESGGGFARIPRSAMAQLGVTEGDVIQISGKRETASRVVAPYAEDEGLEVIRLDGLQRANAGAGAGDMVQLSRAETRPATRVVFAPAQENLRLQGSANALKRSFFGRPLVAGDTVATAGQQRLPSGDMPPQLRQMLNAPAYALAEVRLLVVSASPKGVVTIDENTEVELLPEYQEPQDTRRTDVTYDDLGGLGDTIGQLREMVELPLRYPELFQRLGVDPPRGVLLHGPPGTGKTRLARAVANESDAQFFLINGPEIMGSAYGESEKRLRDVFEAATKAAPSILFIDEIDSIAPKRGQVTGEAEKRIVAQLLTLMDGLEPRTNLVVIAATNRPDAIDEALRRPGRFDREIVIGVPDESGRREILGIHTRGVPLGEDVDLAELARTTFGFVGADMAALTREAAIDAVRRIMPKLDLAEGTIPPDVLAELRVTREDFNNALKRVQPSAMREVMVQAPKTRWSDIGGLDAARDKLIEGIELPLKNPEAFRRLGIRAAKGFLLYGPPGTGKTLLAKAAARESDANFISIKSSDLLSKWYGESEQQIARLFARARAVAPTIVFIDELDSLVPARGSGTSGEPQVTERVVNTILAEMDGIEEMQSVVVIGATNRPNLIDPALLRPGRLDELIYVSVPNAEGRRRILEIHTAKTPLAKDVDLTDLANRADRFTGADLEDLVRRAGLAALKRSLESDFVTMEDFEAALKDTRASVTEAMEKDYEKIQGEIKQAAMSVNPIGFFAPGMLKPARERKHPDDPDDDD; encoded by the coding sequence TTGGCCGACGCCGCGGTAAAAGAGAGAAGCGTGAAACTGCAAGTCGCCAATGCGCGCGCTGAGGAAAGCGGAGGCGGCTTTGCCCGCATCCCGCGTTCGGCGATGGCCCAGCTAGGGGTGACCGAAGGTGACGTGATCCAGATCAGCGGCAAGCGCGAGACCGCCTCGCGCGTCGTCGCGCCCTATGCCGAGGATGAGGGGCTGGAGGTCATCCGCCTCGATGGCCTGCAGCGCGCCAATGCCGGAGCAGGGGCGGGCGACATGGTGCAGTTGAGCCGCGCCGAAACGCGCCCCGCAACGCGCGTGGTCTTTGCGCCCGCGCAGGAAAATCTGCGGCTCCAGGGTTCGGCGAACGCATTGAAACGCAGCTTCTTCGGACGGCCGCTCGTCGCGGGCGACACGGTTGCGACCGCGGGACAGCAGCGACTGCCGTCGGGTGATATGCCGCCGCAACTGCGCCAGATGCTCAACGCGCCTGCCTATGCGCTCGCCGAAGTGCGCCTGCTCGTCGTCTCCGCCAGCCCCAAGGGCGTCGTCACGATCGACGAGAATACCGAGGTCGAGCTGCTTCCTGAATATCAGGAGCCGCAGGATACGCGGCGCACCGATGTCACTTATGACGACCTTGGCGGCCTCGGCGACACGATCGGCCAGCTTCGCGAGATGGTCGAACTGCCGCTGCGCTATCCCGAATTGTTCCAGCGCCTCGGCGTCGATCCGCCGCGCGGCGTGCTGCTGCACGGCCCGCCGGGCACGGGCAAGACGCGGCTCGCGCGCGCGGTCGCGAACGAAAGCGACGCGCAATTCTTCCTGATCAACGGGCCCGAGATCATGGGCAGCGCCTATGGCGAATCGGAAAAACGTCTGCGCGACGTGTTCGAGGCGGCGACCAAGGCGGCGCCGTCGATCCTCTTCATCGACGAGATCGATTCGATCGCGCCGAAGCGCGGGCAGGTGACCGGCGAGGCGGAGAAGCGCATTGTCGCGCAGCTTCTGACCTTGATGGACGGGCTCGAGCCGCGGACGAACCTCGTCGTCATCGCGGCGACCAACCGTCCCGATGCGATCGACGAGGCCTTGCGGCGCCCCGGCCGGTTCGACCGCGAGATCGTGATCGGCGTTCCCGACGAGAGCGGGCGCCGCGAGATTCTTGGCATCCACACGCGCGGCGTGCCGCTGGGCGAGGATGTCGATCTCGCCGAACTCGCACGCACCACCTTCGGCTTTGTCGGCGCCGATATGGCGGCGCTGACGCGCGAAGCCGCGATCGACGCGGTGCGCCGGATCATGCCGAAGCTGGATCTGGCCGAAGGGACGATCCCGCCCGATGTGCTCGCGGAGCTTCGCGTCACGCGCGAGGATTTCAACAATGCGCTGAAACGCGTCCAGCCCTCGGCGATGCGCGAAGTGATGGTGCAGGCGCCGAAGACGCGCTGGAGCGACATCGGCGGGCTCGACGCTGCGCGTGACAAATTGATCGAAGGGATCGAACTGCCCTTGAAGAATCCCGAGGCGTTTCGCCGCCTCGGCATCCGCGCGGCAAAAGGTTTCCTGCTCTATGGGCCGCCCGGAACCGGCAAGACGCTGTTGGCGAAAGCGGCGGCGCGCGAATCGGACGCCAATTTCATTTCGATCAAGTCGTCCGACCTTCTTTCCAAATGGTATGGCGAGAGCGAGCAGCAGATCGCAAGGCTGTTCGCGCGGGCGCGGGCGGTCGCGCCGACGATCGTTTTCATCGACGAACTCGACAGTCTGGTGCCCGCCCGCGGCAGCGGGACGTCGGGCGAGCCGCAAGTGACCGAGCGCGTCGTCAACACGATCCTTGCCGAGATGGACGGGATCGAGGAAATGCAGTCGGTCGTCGTCATTGGCGCCACCAATCGCCCGAACCTGATTGATCCGGCGCTGCTGAGGCCAGGGCGGCTCGATGAGTTGATCTATGTCTCGGTGCCGAACGCCGAGGGGCGGCGACGCATTCTCGAGATTCACACAGCGAAGACGCCGCTCGCAAAGGATGTCGATCTGACCGATCTTGCCAACCGGGCCGATCGTTTCACTGGCGCCGACCTCGAGGATCTTGTCCGGCGTGCGGGTCTTGCGGCGCTCAAGCGCTCGCTTGAAAGCGACTTCGTCACGATGGAGGATTTCGAGGCAGCGTTGAAGGACACGCGGGCTTCGGTGACCGAAGCGATGGAAAAGGATTATGAAAAAATCCAGGGTGAGATCAAGCAGGCGGCGATGAGTGTCAATCCGATCGGCTTCTTCGCGCCGGGCATGCTCAAGCCCGCGCGCGAGCGCAAGCATCCCGACGATCCGGACGATGACGATTAG
- a CDS encoding DUF1905 domain-containing protein yields MEDFTVTTPLWRWQSATAPAAWFFVTIAGEAADGIRFAAIGGQWLDGRRGFGSAKVRATIGGTSWNTSVFPHRESGGWLLPVKAAVRKAEDLAEGDDVTVTVIL; encoded by the coding sequence ATGGAAGATTTCACCGTCACGACGCCGCTCTGGCGCTGGCAGTCGGCGACCGCGCCGGCGGCGTGGTTCTTCGTCACCATCGCGGGCGAGGCGGCTGACGGGATTCGCTTCGCCGCGATCGGCGGCCAATGGCTCGACGGCCGTAGGGGATTCGGTTCGGCCAAAGTGCGTGCGACGATCGGCGGTACGAGTTGGAACACCTCGGTCTTTCCGCACCGGGAAAGCGGCGGCTGGCTGCTTCCGGTCAAGGCCGCCGTTCGCAAGGCCGAAGACCTCGCCGAGGGCGACGATGTGACGGTGACCGTCATTCTTTAG
- a CDS encoding peptidylprolyl isomerase, whose protein sequence is MRQMLLAAAAASLVLPAHADEKAPIPSPGEIAAAAPAGDWVAIAPSDLLVMDLTPDAKGKPRRVVIQLMPPPFSQGWISNIRKLAAARWWDGTSVNRVQDNYVAQWGDATEKKALPNGLVAVPEGEYVRSYAPAMFSKVWTYGAPGDAIKPIYPSPPASSPVTSYVDPYAKGYAFAGGFPFAMTIKFDPNAGSLVRRPETVWPIHCYGAVGVGRNMSPDTGSGAELYAVIGHAPRHLDRNIAVVGRVISGIEHLSSLPRGTGDLGFYEDAAERVPIASIRLATDLTAAEQPKFEYLSTDSDSFARYADARANRRDPFFITPAGGADICNIPVPIRPASAK, encoded by the coding sequence ATGCGACAGATGCTCCTTGCCGCCGCCGCGGCCTCGCTCGTGCTGCCCGCCCATGCCGACGAAAAGGCTCCGATCCCGTCGCCCGGCGAGATCGCGGCCGCCGCGCCCGCCGGTGACTGGGTCGCCATCGCGCCCTCCGACCTGCTCGTCATGGACCTCACCCCCGATGCGAAGGGCAAGCCGCGCCGCGTCGTCATCCAGTTGATGCCGCCGCCGTTCAGCCAGGGCTGGATCAGCAATATTCGCAAGCTGGCCGCCGCGCGTTGGTGGGATGGCACCAGCGTCAACCGCGTGCAGGACAATTATGTCGCGCAATGGGGCGATGCGACCGAGAAGAAGGCGCTGCCGAATGGGTTGGTGGCGGTGCCGGAGGGTGAGTATGTGCGCTCATATGCGCCTGCCATGTTCAGCAAGGTCTGGACCTACGGTGCGCCCGGTGATGCGATCAAACCCATATATCCGAGTCCGCCAGCCTCGTCGCCCGTCACTAGCTATGTCGATCCTTACGCCAAGGGATATGCCTTTGCAGGCGGGTTTCCCTTCGCGATGACGATCAAGTTCGATCCGAACGCCGGAAGTCTTGTGCGCCGGCCGGAAACCGTCTGGCCTATCCATTGCTACGGCGCGGTCGGCGTCGGCCGCAACATGTCGCCCGATACAGGCTCAGGCGCCGAACTCTATGCCGTCATCGGCCACGCGCCGCGCCATCTCGATCGCAATATCGCGGTCGTCGGCCGCGTGATCAGCGGGATCGAGCATTTGTCGAGCCTGCCGCGCGGAACGGGCGACCTCGGCTTTTATGAAGATGCAGCCGAGCGGGTGCCGATCGCCTCGATCCGGCTCGCGACCGACCTGACTGCGGCCGAGCAGCCGAAGTTCGAATATCTGTCGACCGACAGCGACAGCTTTGCGCGCTACGCCGATGCGCGCGCCAACCGCCGCGATCCCTTTTTCATCACGCCCGCGGGCGGTGCGGACATCTGTAATATCCCGGTCCCGATCCGGCCCGCGTCCGCGAAGTGA
- a CDS encoding NeuD/PglB/VioB family sugar acetyltransferase, with product MRYVIYGAGGCGRDIHASLVRLLAAQGVACEILFCDKKLAGQSVQGVPIMAPQDIRDSDRVLIAINDGRTRQRLANGIMTASFIAATSLVSDQAMIGDGALISDFVILGPSARIGKLFHANHYSSVAHDCIIGDFVTFGPGVRCNGNVTIGSYAYIGANASIRQGISIGENAIVGMGAVVVRDVPANAVVVGNPARTMVRPTLLKQAS from the coding sequence ATGCGGTACGTCATTTATGGCGCAGGCGGGTGCGGGCGCGATATCCACGCCTCGCTCGTCAGACTCCTGGCCGCGCAGGGTGTCGCGTGTGAAATCCTCTTCTGCGACAAGAAATTGGCCGGTCAATCGGTGCAGGGCGTTCCCATCATGGCCCCCCAGGATATTCGCGATTCGGACCGCGTCCTGATCGCGATCAACGACGGCCGCACGAGACAGCGATTGGCAAATGGGATCATGACAGCATCCTTCATCGCGGCCACCTCGCTGGTCAGCGACCAGGCGATGATCGGCGACGGGGCCCTGATATCGGATTTCGTCATCCTTGGTCCGTCCGCCCGGATCGGCAAGCTGTTCCATGCCAATCATTATAGCTCTGTCGCACACGACTGCATCATCGGCGATTTCGTGACCTTCGGCCCAGGCGTCCGGTGCAACGGCAACGTCACCATCGGTAGCTATGCCTATATTGGAGCCAATGCCTCGATCAGGCAGGGCATCTCGATCGGCGAGAATGCGATCGTGGGCATGGGGGCCGTCGTGGTGCGGGACGTTCCCGCCAACGCGGTCGTGGTCGGAAATCCCGCGCGAACCATGGTCCGCCCCACTTTGCTCAAGCAGGCGTCCTGA
- a CDS encoding LysR substrate-binding domain-containing protein: MQRLPPLSSMEAFLEVARHGTVKAAASELGLSMPALSRRIQTLEHAVGRPLFNRHHHGLSLTEAGRTLQEQLSPILDDLRGVMARVGSPDASLRLHLNVLPLFAQQRLFPRLPELRRLHPELHIDLDTLSHAEARLGEGIDAAIALARSIDPALYAARLDQDKIFPIAAKALTDDGRAITVPEQLQRLTVLLHREMPETFVEWKKAVGMPYLEPAGIDFFDSGPLMLEAAAQGIGVAFMHGHHFDDAQDPRLVRLFDFDVDSPYSYWFVCRPRALRQPSVKLFHDWLLSARI; encoded by the coding sequence ATGCAACGCCTTCCCCCCCTCAGCAGCATGGAAGCTTTTCTCGAGGTTGCGCGCCACGGCACGGTGAAGGCGGCCGCGAGCGAGCTTGGCCTGTCGATGCCCGCGCTGTCGCGGCGCATCCAGACGCTCGAGCATGCAGTCGGACGGCCGCTCTTCAACCGCCATCACCACGGCCTCAGCCTGACCGAGGCGGGGCGCACGTTGCAGGAGCAATTATCGCCGATCCTCGACGATCTGCGCGGAGTAATGGCCCGCGTCGGCAGCCCCGATGCGTCGCTGCGCCTGCACCTCAACGTCCTGCCGCTCTTTGCCCAGCAACGGCTGTTCCCGCGCCTGCCCGAATTGCGCCGCCTGCACCCCGAACTGCATATCGATCTCGACACGCTGTCGCACGCCGAGGCGCGGCTGGGCGAAGGGATCGACGCCGCGATCGCGCTCGCACGGTCGATCGACCCGGCGCTCTATGCGGCGCGGCTGGACCAGGACAAGATATTCCCCATCGCGGCCAAAGCACTGACCGATGACGGCCGCGCGATCACCGTTCCCGAACAATTGCAGCGCCTGACCGTGCTGCTCCACCGCGAAATGCCGGAAACCTTCGTCGAATGGAAGAAAGCGGTCGGAATGCCCTATCTCGAACCGGCGGGGATCGATTTCTTCGATTCGGGTCCATTGATGCTCGAAGCCGCGGCACAGGGCATCGGGGTCGCCTTCATGCATGGCCACCATTTCGACGATGCGCAGGATCCGCGCCTCGTTCGCCTGTTCGATTTCGATGTCGACAGCCCCTACAGCTATTGGTTCGTCTGCCGACCGCGCGCGCTGCGCCAGCCGTCGGTCAAGCTGTTCCATGACTGGTTGCTGTCGGCGCGCATCTGA